One genomic region from Metallosphaera tengchongensis encodes:
- the soxA gene encoding proton pump complex quinol oxidase subunit SoxA, with translation MSEGRDWEKIWFVVMLVIVAAFVAYSFFGVVSGSTATYRYGLPLASGLPKPLPNGTVVIYMEGVQWAWVPQNATELLYTANGTLVKVPVTSQVITYVDGFPYVKVYPGQPVEFILYSNNVVHAFYIRLPHGTQNVNIVPGIDSYSFFFAPTTPGNYTFHCAEYCGVGHSYMYGYLEVM, from the coding sequence TTGAGTGAAGGAAGAGACTGGGAAAAAATCTGGTTCGTAGTCATGTTGGTTATTGTCGCCGCTTTCGTGGCTTACTCTTTTTTTGGAGTGGTCTCCGGTAGCACGGCCACGTACAGGTATGGTTTACCTCTAGCCAGTGGATTGCCAAAACCCCTGCCCAATGGCACAGTCGTCATATATATGGAGGGGGTACAGTGGGCTTGGGTACCACAGAACGCGACCGAGTTGCTCTATACCGCTAACGGAACTCTAGTTAAGGTACCTGTTACCTCACAAGTAATAACTTACGTAGACGGCTTCCCATACGTGAAGGTCTACCCTGGGCAACCAGTGGAGTTTATCCTATACAGCAATAACGTAGTCCACGCCTTTTACATTAGACTACCCCACGGGACGCAAAACGTGAACATAGTTCCTGGGATAGACAGCTACTCGTTTTTCTTCGCCCCCACTACCCCCGGAAACTATACTTTCCATTGTGCTGAATACTGTGGAGTAGGACACTCATACATGTACGGTTACCTTGAGGTGATGTAA
- a CDS encoding LPXTG cell wall anchor domain-containing protein, with translation MIAFIASTYASLSSISFEEVFGFALAGIAILGGIAFYLIMRKNAV, from the coding sequence ATGATAGCGTTCATAGCGTCGACCTACGCATCATTGAGCAGCATATCTTTCGAGGAGGTCTTTGGTTTCGCCCTGGCGGGAATAGCAATACTTGGAGGGATAGCGTTCTACCTTATAATGAGGAAAAATGCCGTTTAA